From the genome of Streptomyces ficellus:
CGCCCCGACTGGCTCCCCGTCCCGATGGCGGCCATCCGCCGCCTGGCCGCCCAGACCACCACTCCGTGAAGTGAACCCCGTTGAGGAGGCCCACCCCCGTGACCCCCCGTCGTCCCACCCGCAACCCCGCCGCCCCGGCCGCGAAGCAGGCCCCGGCCGTCAAGCCGACCCCCGTGGGGGACGCCACCGCCCTGCCGGTGCCGCCGCCCGGCGCGACGCCCCGCCCCCGCACCGGTGAGGAGGGCGTCCCCGCCGCGCCGCTCGGCGCGGCCGACCGGGGGCGGCTGCTCGCCGGCGAGCACCACGACCCGCACGCCCTGCTGGGCGCCCACCCGGTCGGCGGCGGCATCGCGATCCGGGTGCTGCGCCCGTGTGCCCGGAGCGTCGCCGTGCTGGTGGACGGGGTGCGCACCGAGATGCACGACGACGGTGACGGGCTGTTCTCGGTGGTGCTGCCGCTGTCCGAGGTTCCCGACTACACGCTGCGGGTCGCCTACGAGTCCGGTGTCGTCGAGGCGGACGACCCGTACCGCTTCCTGCCCGCGCTCGGTGAGCTGGACCTGCACCTGATCGGTGAGGGCCGGCACGAGGAGCTGTGGAAGGCGCTGGGCGCCCAGCCCATGACCCACCAGGGCGTCACCGGCACCCGTTTCACGGTGTGGGCGCCGAACGCGCGCGGGGTGCGGCTGGTCGGCGCGTTCAACTACTGGGACGCGGGCACCGGTCTGCCGCTGCGGTCGCTGGGGCGCAGCGGGGTGTGGGAGCTGTTCGTGCCCGGCATGGGCGAGGGCGAGCTGTACAAGTTCGCCGTCACGGGCCCCGACGGCCACTGCTCGCTGCGCGCCGACCCGATGGCCCGCCGCACCCAGTGCCCGCCGGAGACGGCGTCGATCGTCACGGCCTCGCACTACACGTGGCGGGACGGTGACTGGATGGCGCACCGGGGCGACCGGCCGGTCCACGAGGCCCCGTTCTCCGTCTACGAGGTGCACCTGCCGTCGTGGCGCCCCGGGCTGACGTACCGTGAGCTGGCCGAGGAGCTGCCGGCGTACGTCAAGGACCTCGGCTTCACGCACGTGGAGCTGATGCCGGTCGCCGAGCACCCCTACAGTCCGTCCTGGGGCTACCAGGTCACCGGTTTCTACGCGCCCACGGCCCGCCTCGGCACGCCCGACGACTTCCGGTTCTTCGTCGACGCCTGTCACCGCGCCGGGATCGGTGTCCTGGTCGACTGGGTGCCGGCGCACTTCCCGAAGGACGACTGGGCGCTCGCCCGGTTCGACGGCACCCCGCTGTACGAGCACCCGGACCCGCGGCGGGCCGAGCACCCCGACTGGGGCACCCTGGAGTTCGACTACGGCCGCACCGAGGTCCGCAACTTCCTGGTCGCCAACGCCGTGTACTGGTGCGAGGAGTTCCACATCGACGGCCTGCGGGTGGACGCCGTCGCCTCGATGCTGTACCTGGACTACTCCCGCGAGGGCGACGACTGGGTGCCCAACGAGCACGGCGGGCGGGAGAACTTCGACGCGGTCGCCTTCCTCCAGGAGATGAACGCCACCGTCTACCGCCGCTGCCCGGGCGTGGTGACGATCGCCGAGGAGTCCACGGCCTGGGAGGGCGTCACCCGGCCCACCGACAGCGGCGGCCTGGGCTTCGGGCTGAAGTGGAACATGGGCTGGATGCACGACTCGCTGGTGTACGTCTCCAAGGAGCCGGTGCACCGCAAGTACCACCACAACGAGATGACGTTCTCGATGGTGTACGCGTACAGCGAGAACTACGTGCTGCCCATCTCGCACGACGAGGTGGTGCACGGCAAGCAGGCGCTGGTGACCAAGATGCCCGGCGACTGGTGGCAGCGGCGCGCCACCCACCGGGCCTACCTGGGCTTCATGTGGGCCCACCCGGGCAAGCAACTGCTGTTCATGGGGCAGGAGTTCGCGCAGGGCGCCGAGTGGTCGGAGGCGCACGGCCCGGAGTGGTGGCTGACCGGGGACGACTACCACTCGGCGGGCGACCACCGGGGCGTGCGGGACCTGGTGCGCGCCCTGAACACGGCGTACGCGGCGACGCCCGCCCTGTGGGAGCGGGACACCGTCCCGGAGGGCTTCCAGTGGTCGCTCGGCGACGCGGCCGACGACAACGTCTTCGCCTTCCTGCGGTACGACGCGCAGGGCGCGCCG
Proteins encoded in this window:
- the glgB gene encoding 1,4-alpha-glucan branching enzyme, which codes for MTPRRPTRNPAAPAAKQAPAVKPTPVGDATALPVPPPGATPRPRTGEEGVPAAPLGAADRGRLLAGEHHDPHALLGAHPVGGGIAIRVLRPCARSVAVLVDGVRTEMHDDGDGLFSVVLPLSEVPDYTLRVAYESGVVEADDPYRFLPALGELDLHLIGEGRHEELWKALGAQPMTHQGVTGTRFTVWAPNARGVRLVGAFNYWDAGTGLPLRSLGRSGVWELFVPGMGEGELYKFAVTGPDGHCSLRADPMARRTQCPPETASIVTASHYTWRDGDWMAHRGDRPVHEAPFSVYEVHLPSWRPGLTYRELAEELPAYVKDLGFTHVELMPVAEHPYSPSWGYQVTGFYAPTARLGTPDDFRFFVDACHRAGIGVLVDWVPAHFPKDDWALARFDGTPLYEHPDPRRAEHPDWGTLEFDYGRTEVRNFLVANAVYWCEEFHIDGLRVDAVASMLYLDYSREGDDWVPNEHGGRENFDAVAFLQEMNATVYRRCPGVVTIAEESTAWEGVTRPTDSGGLGFGLKWNMGWMHDSLVYVSKEPVHRKYHHNEMTFSMVYAYSENYVLPISHDEVVHGKQALVTKMPGDWWQRRATHRAYLGFMWAHPGKQLLFMGQEFAQGAEWSEAHGPEWWLTGDDYHSAGDHRGVRDLVRALNTAYAATPALWERDTVPEGFQWSLGDAADDNVFAFLRYDAQGAPLLAVSNFSPVVREEYRLWVPDRIAAWAEVLNTDAAEFGGSGVRNPDPVKTEDGHVRLTLPPLATVWLRPA